A genomic segment from Micropterus dolomieu isolate WLL.071019.BEF.003 ecotype Adirondacks linkage group LG03, ASM2129224v1, whole genome shotgun sequence encodes:
- the phf1 gene encoding PHD finger protein 1 isoform X2 yields MGGVSEGDDVLARWSDGLLYLGNVKRVDGVKQCCLVRFEDNSEFWVLRKDIHSFAAGVEEVCCICDAPPLKEPLINCLKCRHGYHPECHTPTIEPEADSDSWICRQCVFAVSTKRGGALKRGRFARLMQFMKLRLPYQLSSLDWDPQHLTNQQQCYCYCAGPGEWNLKMLQCGSCGQWFHEACTQCLTKPLLYGDRFYQFQCSVCTKGPETIQRLPMTWVDLAHLVLYHLSLCCKRKYFDFDHEILSFTNENWESLLLGVLSDTPRQDRCHNLLNALNSHKDRFVSGKEIKKKKCLFGLQVRAPPPLTSDSSPLITDPPINITHRRSPLSLPCQRRVGGPESRKSKRRIMETQACPPSVAANPIELLPCCHGYMGGASLYNSRKSEEELSLSSPPKRMYALYHTTYNGNTALSRSLHHYNSAEDTCRVPPPCFPYPLNSNGSNHHHQHHHSHQHNHQHNHQHNHQHNHQHNHQHNHQHNHQHNHQYQHPLGQKQLEPLILRDLSPYHAGMGGGGGIGGGGGGGGGGGGGGGVVVGGGDGTVARSWGGGEAVRILARRVTPDGKVQYLVEWENVSLY; encoded by the exons ATGGGGGGAGTAAGTGAAGGAGATGATGTGTTGGCTCGATGGAGTGATGGACTACTGTACCTCGGCAATGTGAAAAGA GTAGATGGAGTCAAGCAATGTTGCCTGGTGAGATTTGAGGACAACTCAGAGTTCTGGGTACTGAGAAAGGACATTCATTCGT TTGCTGCTGGAGTGGAAGAAGTTTGCTGTATTTGTGACGCTCCGCCTCTTAAAGAACCCCTCATAAATTGTCTTAAATGCCGCCACG GTTATCATCCAGAGTGCCACACGCCAACCATCGAACCGGAAGCTGACAGCGATTCGTGGATATGTCGGCAATGTGTCTTTGCAGTCTCAACCAAG AGAGGTGGGGCCCTCAAACGGGGACGCTTTGCTCGGCTCATGCAATTTATGAAACTCCGACTCCCGTACCAGCTGTCGTCTTTAGACTGGGACCCGCAGCATCTGACCAATCAGCAACAGTGTTACTGCTACTGTGCCGGACCTGGAGA GTGGAACCTGAAGATGCTACAGTGTGGAAGCTGTGGTCAGTGGTTCCACGAGGCCTGCACACAGTGTCTAACCAAGCCATTACTGTATGGAGACAG GTTTTATCAGTTCCAGTGCTCAGTATGTACAAAGGGACCAGAGACCATCCAAAGACTACCCATGACCTG GGTGGATTTGGCTCATTTAGTGCTCTACCATCTCTCGCTGTGCTGCAAGAGGAAATACTTTGATTTTGACCATGAAATCCTGTCCTTTACCAATGAGAATTGGGAGTCATTGCTGCTAGGCGTG CTCTCTGACACGCCAAGGCAAGACCGCTGTCACAATCTCCTCAATGCTCTGAACTCCCACAAGGACAG GTTTGTCTCTGGAAAGGAGatcaagaagaagaagtgtCTTTTTGGGCTTCAGGTCCGAGCCCCACCTCCGCTGACGTCTGATTCGTCACCCCTCATCACCGACCCACCTATCAACATCACGCACCGGAGAAG CCCGCTGTCACTACCCTGCCAGAGGAGAGTGGGGGGGCCAGAGTCGCGTAAATCAAAGCGTCGCATCATGGAGACACAG GCTTGTCCACCCTCAGTTGCTGCCAACCCCATTGAGTTACTGCCATGTTGCCATGGCTACATGGGAGGGGCCAGCCTTTATAACTCCAGGAAGTCAGAGGAGGAGCTTAGTTTGAG CTCTCCTCCCAAGCGGATGTATGCCCTGTACCACACCACGTACAATGGAAATACTGCGCTCTCCAGGAGTCTCCATCACTACAACAG TGCGGAGGACACCTGCAGAGTACCACCACCTTGTTTCCCATACCCCCTCAACTCCAATGGCAGCAAtcaccaccaccagcaccaTCACAGCCACCAACACAACCACCAACACAACCACCAACACAACCACCAACACAACCACCAACATAACCACCAACACAACCACCAACACAACCACCAACATAACCACCAATACCAACACCCGCTGGGGCAGAAGCAGCTGGAGCCCCTCATCCTACGTGATCTGTCCCCTTACCACGCCGGCATGGGCGGAGGCGGTGGAATAGGTGGAGGAGGCGGAGGGgggggaggtggaggtggaggaggaggggtagTAGTCGGAGGGGGGGACGGGACAGTGGCCAGGAGCTggggaggaggggaggcagTGAGGATCTTGGCGAGACGCGTCACGCCAGATGGGAAGGTGCAGTACCTTGTGGAGTGGGAAAACGTGAGTTTGTACTGA
- the phf1 gene encoding PHD finger protein 1 isoform X1, with the protein MGGVSEGDDVLARWSDGLLYLGNVKRVDGVKQCCLVRFEDNSEFWVLRKDIHSFAAGVEEVCCICDAPPLKEPLINCLKCRHGYHPECHTPTIEPEADSDSWICRQCVFAVSTKRGGALKRGRFARLMQFMKLRLPYQLSSLDWDPQHLTNQQQCYCYCAGPGEWNLKMLQCGSCGQWFHEACTQCLTKPLLYGDRFYQFQCSVCTKGPETIQRLPMTWVDLAHLVLYHLSLCCKRKYFDFDHEILSFTNENWESLLLGVLSDTPRQDRCHNLLNALNSHKDRFVSGKEIKKKKCLFGLQVRAPPPLTSDSSPLITDPPINITHRRRSDPLSLPCQRRVGGPESRKSKRRIMETQACPPSVAANPIELLPCCHGYMGGASLYNSRKSEEELSLSSPPKRMYALYHTTYNGNTALSRSLHHYNSAEDTCRVPPPCFPYPLNSNGSNHHHQHHHSHQHNHQHNHQHNHQHNHQHNHQHNHQHNHQHNHQYQHPLGQKQLEPLILRDLSPYHAGMGGGGGIGGGGGGGGGGGGGGGVVVGGGDGTVARSWGGGEAVRILARRVTPDGKVQYLVEWENVSLY; encoded by the exons ATGGGGGGAGTAAGTGAAGGAGATGATGTGTTGGCTCGATGGAGTGATGGACTACTGTACCTCGGCAATGTGAAAAGA GTAGATGGAGTCAAGCAATGTTGCCTGGTGAGATTTGAGGACAACTCAGAGTTCTGGGTACTGAGAAAGGACATTCATTCGT TTGCTGCTGGAGTGGAAGAAGTTTGCTGTATTTGTGACGCTCCGCCTCTTAAAGAACCCCTCATAAATTGTCTTAAATGCCGCCACG GTTATCATCCAGAGTGCCACACGCCAACCATCGAACCGGAAGCTGACAGCGATTCGTGGATATGTCGGCAATGTGTCTTTGCAGTCTCAACCAAG AGAGGTGGGGCCCTCAAACGGGGACGCTTTGCTCGGCTCATGCAATTTATGAAACTCCGACTCCCGTACCAGCTGTCGTCTTTAGACTGGGACCCGCAGCATCTGACCAATCAGCAACAGTGTTACTGCTACTGTGCCGGACCTGGAGA GTGGAACCTGAAGATGCTACAGTGTGGAAGCTGTGGTCAGTGGTTCCACGAGGCCTGCACACAGTGTCTAACCAAGCCATTACTGTATGGAGACAG GTTTTATCAGTTCCAGTGCTCAGTATGTACAAAGGGACCAGAGACCATCCAAAGACTACCCATGACCTG GGTGGATTTGGCTCATTTAGTGCTCTACCATCTCTCGCTGTGCTGCAAGAGGAAATACTTTGATTTTGACCATGAAATCCTGTCCTTTACCAATGAGAATTGGGAGTCATTGCTGCTAGGCGTG CTCTCTGACACGCCAAGGCAAGACCGCTGTCACAATCTCCTCAATGCTCTGAACTCCCACAAGGACAG GTTTGTCTCTGGAAAGGAGatcaagaagaagaagtgtCTTTTTGGGCTTCAGGTCCGAGCCCCACCTCCGCTGACGTCTGATTCGTCACCCCTCATCACCGACCCACCTATCAACATCACGCACCGGAGAAGGTCAGA CCCGCTGTCACTACCCTGCCAGAGGAGAGTGGGGGGGCCAGAGTCGCGTAAATCAAAGCGTCGCATCATGGAGACACAG GCTTGTCCACCCTCAGTTGCTGCCAACCCCATTGAGTTACTGCCATGTTGCCATGGCTACATGGGAGGGGCCAGCCTTTATAACTCCAGGAAGTCAGAGGAGGAGCTTAGTTTGAG CTCTCCTCCCAAGCGGATGTATGCCCTGTACCACACCACGTACAATGGAAATACTGCGCTCTCCAGGAGTCTCCATCACTACAACAG TGCGGAGGACACCTGCAGAGTACCACCACCTTGTTTCCCATACCCCCTCAACTCCAATGGCAGCAAtcaccaccaccagcaccaTCACAGCCACCAACACAACCACCAACACAACCACCAACACAACCACCAACACAACCACCAACATAACCACCAACACAACCACCAACACAACCACCAACATAACCACCAATACCAACACCCGCTGGGGCAGAAGCAGCTGGAGCCCCTCATCCTACGTGATCTGTCCCCTTACCACGCCGGCATGGGCGGAGGCGGTGGAATAGGTGGAGGAGGCGGAGGGgggggaggtggaggtggaggaggaggggtagTAGTCGGAGGGGGGGACGGGACAGTGGCCAGGAGCTggggaggaggggaggcagTGAGGATCTTGGCGAGACGCGTCACGCCAGATGGGAAGGTGCAGTACCTTGTGGAGTGGGAAAACGTGAGTTTGTACTGA